The Dictyoglomus sp. region TTTCAGCAAGCGAAGATTCTGAAAAAATAATTTTGTCAATTAAGGATACAGGAATAGGAATATCGGAAAAGGATTTACCTTATATTTTTGATAGATTTTATAGAGCTGATAGAGCAAGAAGTAGCGAGGATGGATTTAGCAGTGGTCTTGGGCTATCTATTGTTAAGAAGTTAGTTGAAAAACATGGATGGGAAATATCAGTAGAAAGCAAGATTAATCAAGGAACAGATTTTAAAATATTTATCCCCAAAAGAAAGGAAGGAGAATAAAATGGTTGAAATTTTACCTTTTTCAGGATACAGATATCATAATAAAATTCCTTTAGAAAAAGTTTTATGTCCTCCTTATGATATCATTTCAGAAGAAGAAAAATTAGAATTTTTAAAATCTCATCCTTATAATTTTGTCCGTTTGACCCTAGGTGAGAAAATTCCAGTTGATTACAGAGAAACTAATAAAATCCTGATGGATTGGATTGGAAAGGAAATTTTGGTGAAAGAAGAAAAATCCTTTTATGTTTATAAACAAAAATTCTTATGGCATGGAAGAAAAGAAGTAAGTTGGGGACTTTTATGTATTATGAAAATTCAGCCCTTAGGGGAGGAAGACATACTTCCTCATGAGCAGACTTTTTTTGCTCCTAAGATGGATAGATTAGAAGTTTTAAGACAGTGTAATGCAAATTTTGAGCCTATTTGGGGTATATATGAGGATAAAGAAGGATTTATGTCAAATATATGGAGAAATTTAAGCGAAAGGGAACCTCTATTGCATGTAGAAACATGGGATAAGAGGGAACATATATTATGGAAGGTACCATCATACTTTGAAAACGAAATAAAAGAATTTTTTAAAACTAAAAAAATCTTGATTGCAGATGGGCATCACAGATATGAGGCATCTTGGAGTTATTATCAAGAGAAGAAAGAAGACAAATTTGGATATATATTTATTTTGCTTACAGATCTCTATGATCCTGGAATTAAAGTTTTACCGACTCATAGGTTGTTAAGAAAAGGAATTAATATCTCCTTAAAGACCTTAGAAGAATATTTTGAGATAATGGAAGAAGAATTTAAAGAGGATTTAGATCTGTTATTTAATCCTTCTAATCCTTTTATTTATTTTTATGACGGTATGAAATTATATAAGCTTTTTCCTAAAATTAAATATTTATCTTTTAAAAAAGAAAAATCAAATATTTGGTGGATTCTTCCTACCACTTTATTGCAAAAAGGAGTTTGGGAAGGTATTTTAAATATAAAAGAAGGAGAACTTCAAGAGAAGAATTTTATTAGATTTTCTCATAGCATAAAGGAAGTTGATGAACTTATTAAGAATGAAGATTTCAGTTTTGCTTTTCTTCTTCCAGCGATTCCCTTAGAAATAATATTCACTCTTGCTATAAAAGGCGAAAGACTTCCTCAGAAATCTACATATTTTTATCCAAAACCTATATCGGGATTGGTGTTTTGGAAGATAGACCATGAGAAATAGAGAATTAAAAATAATTCTCCTAGTTTTTATTTTAATTGTTATAGGCCTTTTTTCTATATATAGTGCAACTATAAGTAGACTTTTGGGAAAAAATCTATCACCTTTTCTTTTTGTAGAAAGACAGTTAATTGCTTTTATAATTGGTTTAATTTTGTTTTTTCTAATCTTAAGTTTTCCTTATAGAGCCTTAGAGAGATCATGGTTTTTTATTTATTTAATAAATTTAATTTTACTTATTGGAGTATTCTTTTTCGGAAGAGAAACCTTAGGAGCTCAGAGATGGTACTCAATTTTTGGTTTTTCTTTTCAACCCTCTGAATTATCTAAATTGTTTATAATACTTTCTTTATCAGGATATTTCTGTGAAACAAAAAAGAAAAAGGGAGAATTAGGTATTACCGAGTTCTTTTTTGCTTCATTGCTTTTGTTTTTAACAGCATTAGCGATATTTCTACAGCCAGATCTTGGAACTGCAATAATTATAGCCTTAACAGGGCTATTTTTAGTTTTTATTTCAGGAATTCCTAAGAGATATATTATTAAAACTATTATGGCTTTTATTCTTCTAATTCCTTTTTTTTGGTTTATTCTAAAACCATATCAGCAACAAAGAATAATTACTTTTTTAAATCCTTATAAAGATCCATTAGGTAGCGGTTATCAAGTCTTACAGGGATTAATAGCTATTGGTTCTGGAAGAGTTTTAGGGAAGGGTTGGTTAGGAGGTCAACAGACTCATCTTAATCTTATTCCAGAGCAACATACAGATTTTATATTTACCGTAATAGGAGAAGAATTTGGTTTTATCGGAGGAGTGATCTTGTTATTAATATATTATCTTCTATTTTATTATTTGTGGAAAATTTAT contains the following coding sequences:
- a CDS encoding DUF1015 domain-containing protein — encoded protein: MVEILPFSGYRYHNKIPLEKVLCPPYDIISEEEKLEFLKSHPYNFVRLTLGEKIPVDYRETNKILMDWIGKEILVKEEKSFYVYKQKFLWHGRKEVSWGLLCIMKIQPLGEEDILPHEQTFFAPKMDRLEVLRQCNANFEPIWGIYEDKEGFMSNIWRNLSEREPLLHVETWDKREHILWKVPSYFENEIKEFFKTKKILIADGHHRYEASWSYYQEKKEDKFGYIFILLTDLYDPGIKVLPTHRLLRKGINISLKTLEEYFEIMEEEFKEDLDLLFNPSNPFIYFYDGMKLYKLFPKIKYLSFKKEKSNIWWILPTTLLQKGVWEGILNIKEGELQEKNFIRFSHSIKEVDELIKNEDFSFAFLLPAIPLEIIFTLAIKGERLPQKSTYFYPKPISGLVFWKIDHEK
- the rodA gene encoding rod shape-determining protein RodA, translated to MRNRELKIILLVFILIVIGLFSIYSATISRLLGKNLSPFLFVERQLIAFIIGLILFFLILSFPYRALERSWFFIYLINLILLIGVFFFGRETLGAQRWYSIFGFSFQPSELSKLFIILSLSGYFCETKKKKGELGITEFFFASLLLFLTALAIFLQPDLGTAIIIALTGLFLVFISGIPKRYIIKTIMAFILLIPFFWFILKPYQQQRIITFLNPYKDPLGSGYQVLQGLIAIGSGRVLGKGWLGGQQTHLNLIPEQHTDFIFTVIGEEFGFIGGVILLLIYYLLFYYLWKIYININENFGKMIVGGILFSWLIQTFINIGMVLGLLPVVGVPLPFVSFARSSLITNLMMLGFLVNISIRSDRMLHV